From a region of the Rhodococcus sp. 4CII genome:
- a CDS encoding ComF family protein translates to MPVLPGLRSLLDLILPAECGGCGVPGPQWCARCAAELADDPVLLRPRVDPGVDVWALGPYSGPRRRAVIAAKERGRRDLAVPLGAALAGAVSRLQQWGELDPPDVAPVVLVPAPTRPRAARARGGDPVTRIAVAAVGARRVCPALVMRRGVRDSVGLSADQRRVNLEGGVRLTRSGAGFARYFSSETAALQRVSVILVDDVSTTGATAAESVRVLSRVGIRVGAVVVVAGVG, encoded by the coding sequence ATGCCCGTCCTGCCCGGTCTTCGGAGCCTGCTCGACCTCATCCTGCCGGCCGAATGCGGCGGGTGCGGGGTACCGGGCCCGCAGTGGTGCGCCCGCTGCGCCGCGGAGTTGGCCGACGATCCCGTGCTGCTTCGGCCCCGCGTGGATCCCGGTGTCGACGTGTGGGCGCTGGGACCCTATTCGGGTCCACGCCGGCGAGCGGTGATCGCCGCGAAGGAACGGGGCCGCCGCGATCTCGCAGTGCCGCTCGGAGCCGCCCTGGCGGGCGCGGTGAGCCGTCTGCAGCAGTGGGGTGAACTCGACCCACCGGACGTCGCGCCGGTGGTTCTCGTGCCGGCTCCGACGCGGCCCCGGGCCGCCCGCGCCCGCGGCGGCGACCCCGTCACCCGGATCGCCGTCGCGGCAGTGGGGGCGAGGCGCGTGTGCCCGGCCCTCGTCATGCGGCGTGGCGTGCGCGATTCCGTCGGATTGAGCGCCGATCAACGTCGAGTAAACCTCGAGGGTGGCGTCCGGCTGACGCGCAGCGGTGCAGGATTCGCCCGTTACTTTTCCTCGGAAACCGCTGCGCTGCAGCGTGTCTCGGTGATTCTGGTGGACGACGTGTCCACTACCGGCGCGACCGCTGCCGAGTCGGTTCGGGTGCTGTCGCGAGTGGGTATCCGAGTGGGTGCGGTTGTCGTCGTGGCGGGTGTTGGATGA